From Woronichinia naegeliana WA131, the proteins below share one genomic window:
- the tatA gene encoding twin-arginine translocase TatA/TatE family subunit yields MFGLGWPEVIVILVAMALIFGPRKIPEIGAAFGKTLRGFKEEVSSPTEDSSRNSD; encoded by the coding sequence ATGTTTGGATTAGGATGGCCAGAAGTGATTGTGATTCTGGTGGCAATGGCATTGATCTTTGGCCCAAGAAAAATTCCTGAGATTGGGGCAGCCTTTGGGAAAACGTTGCGGGGATTTAAGGAAGAAGTGAGTTCTCCAACAGAGGATTCTTCCCGCAATTCAGATTAA